atggctgattacccactgtcAGCTGTTCCCCGCCCTCGCCTTGCTCTGGCGCAGAAAGTTGCACCGGAAGTTGTCTCGCATTCTGCGTGGAAAGCAAGAAGTacgcatggggcaagaggaagcgcatcaggacaagatttcttgccctgacgctCTTCCAGTCCCGCTGTGCGCCCCAGCACCGGTGAGTAATCGGCCAACATTTTGTTCAGTTCAGTGCTAGAAAAAGGATCACAGTGAAAAAGCATGGCTATGAAAACGCTATGAAGTTAACAGTTGGTCATGACCGGCCAAGACAATTAACAGAGACCAGACAACTGGCCAGTTAGAAAAGCtaaaaatagagaaaaggggAGACTGGCAGGCAGCGGTGGGCTGTGGTTGATGGTGGCTTCTTTGGATGCGTAGACTTTGCGGCTTTTCAGAGGCTGCGGAGGACGGAAGTTGTTGGCCATTTTCACCAGCTTTGGCTCAGTTTTAAAGTAAAGGGTACTCACAAAGGCATTCAGCTgaatagaagaaaaaaagaggggtctATTGCCAGCTATCAGAGAAGGCAAACAGATATTCATCAGTGAAACAGTGAAACCACGGTAAAACAATATCcgccacccccgccccgccccaccccacgcCACCCACGCCTTTGGTCAGGAAAACATACTTTTTGAATTGAACTTGGGGCAAACTGGTTTTACCACTTTTCAGCAAAAGCtaacctgggccctttccgcacatgtagaataatgcactttcaattcactttcaatgcactttgaagctggattttactgtgcggaataggaaaatccactttcaaacaattgtgaaagtggattgaatgtgcattattctgcatgtacaaaaAGGGCCCTGCATAGCTCTGGTTGGTTCCCCTCCCCAGAACagttctttttcagttttaaaacaaatatgggatttttaataatgaaaataatgcCAAATATTTCTACAAGAAGCTGAGGCAGGTGACATCTATGAGAAGATTATCCCTGCATTTTTTAAAGGCTGAATTAAAGCTACCTCCGATGGTAGTTTGAACAgggggtgtgtgtaaagtgctgtcaaattgcagctgacttatggcaaacctatACAAAAAGGTGCACGGAACAAATTACAACAAACAGAGCAAATACAGTGTGCACTGTGTGGCACGTACAAACAATAAATTGCAATACACCTATGCATAAAGTTAATATACCTTCATTGCAATGATAGCAAATTATAAATATTCATAGTGCATATACAAACAATAATCACTCACTATGCCTATGGAAACAGTGGCATACAAAGTTTCATAGATCAGAGAACAGGTACAGCAGAAGGAGGTCTGGGTAAATGAAGAAAACCAATTGCACTTCAGACAATTATATCTAAAGACAACAGTGCAGGGTTGCATGAATAGAAAATgaggtcaagaagaagaaaaatctgcTTTCAGGAGATGTCAATGGAAAGGGCAAATCCGTTTCGCTCTTTCTGTGCTTCTTCAAGACTTCCCCCAATGCATGCCAAAGCTATGCCTTGCGTTGCCCTATCTTCTTGACTTAAGATGAGACACAGTATTCAGTTGATTCCATTGTTCGTAAACACAACAATTAGAAAACTGACAGTCATCTCCATTTGTAATTTGCTATTATTGCAATGAAAGTATATTAAGTATGCATATATGAAGTGCAGTTTATTGATTTATAACAACCCAGCAAGATTATaacaagaggtggtttgctattgccttcttccaagaagagaaggaggagtggggaatcaaacccagttctccagattagaatacaagttatccttgtattccttggtggtctcccaccctgcttagctactgagatctaacaagatcgggctagcctggggcaTCCTTGGACAATGTAACTACCTGCACTTACCAAGGTGACATGCAAGAACCACCACCATCACAGAGTCCCATGTGCAAATAGCTTTTTTACCTGAGGCTTGCTGATTGGGATCTGTTCTTCAAAGACAGTCCAAACAACCACTTCTTCACACCCAGGCGTGGTGAGGGAACCTTTGTAGCGATAATATTTGGAGAGCAAGCCCATGTTGGGAAGCAGGTTGCTCAGAGGAAATGTGGATGCTAAGTCGACTGAAACCCCTAGGCAGAGAAACAGAAATGTTTAGGCAAGGCAAAGACATCCACTCCATGTGTGAAAAGCAGCACGTCAAATAGGATCGGCACATTGGGCTGTGGTTCAGCAGAAGAGAGCCTTCTTTGAATGCACAAGGTCCTAAGTTCCGTTTCTACCATATGATGTCATTCTAGGAATTCAATTTCTCATAGAGTCTATCCTACAAAGTTTTTGTCCAGGGAACAGATCTTTGTAGCCTGGAAGTAAGGTGTAactccaggaaaactccaggttCCACCTTTAGGGTTAAGTACCCAAAAAGTCAAGAATGAATAAacatataaggcagtggtggcgaacctatggcacgggtgccagaggtggcactcagagccctctctctgggcacacgcaaacagagtgcccccacacacacatctaggctggcctgggcctctgggctcgattattagtgttaaacctaagacctagttttggggaagcagtgtaggtaaccctgttaagtgctgttaaactccactgatttttatgcgaagaactacagcgtgatgctttacctgggagtaagctcagttgctgctagggtcatgattcacctgttggaagagttgcacaattgcttcaaagcaaagctaccgactactgtcaagcttactccttagtaacacacgcctcagagccaaccattttttctaaactaaaacctcagtattcaggttaaattgccgtgttggcactttgcgataaataagtgggttttgggttgcaatttgggcactcggtcttgaaaaggttcgccatcactgatataaggCCAACAAATTCAATTGTAAAAAAGTatgtaaataacaaaaaatatataatatgctTTCATTAACTGCGATAGCTATGTCAATAAAGGAACCAGTTGTGGTCAGGAAAACAGTGTGGGCGAGGAGGGACAAGTtaactgccagcatcatgatccCAATCTAACTGAGAAAGCCTCAGGAGATTTATTAATGGATCTCCAAACGTCAGATCTTGCTTGAGGCTGATTTATCCAAGCAACAGACTCACATTTGTCTGAATCTTGCTGCTTACCCGCACGAGAGATGTTTTTGAGGCCAGCGACAATTGTGTTGTAATTGGTGTTATCCATTTCTGACACCTGCcattcaaagagaaaaaaaaccaaattgaCGACCTGAAGTAGCAGGTGCTGCTCTACTCTGAGGCTCAAGGTGAGTCAAGGAGGGCCTAGCACAAATTTATAGCATGCCCTTCCAATCCAATGCAATATAATCCCATAATACACTCTCATGGGTCTTTGAAAAAAACATCCGTTTTACTTCTGAAACGATATACATTTCCCATGCCTTTCCCCCTTGCAAGATTTCACAGAAATGTTTACTAGGAACCTGTAAAAACTGCTTCCAGAGCACAGATAAAGTGAAGCAGGAAGAAGGATTTggagcagagaagcagcagatgaAGTAAGAATTAAACAAATATTTAtgcacctagatcaggggtctgcaacctgtggctctccagatgttcatggactacaattcccatcagcccctgccagcatggccatgctggcaggggctgatgggaattgtagtccatgaacatctggagagccacaggttgcagacccctgacctagatgccCTCAAGTTACAATTGACATGAGGTgacccccagcaaggggctttcaaggcaagtgagatgcagaggtggtttgccatggtctttTTCTGCATAGCATCCCTGGATTTCATTGGTAGTGTGCCATCCAAGCGCCAGCCCAGTtgagcttcagagatctgacacaATGGGGCTTTACCATACTGCCTTTCCTCAACCACCCACTCATCCACTCAAAAATCCTTTCCCAAAGATGGGGAGGCGTGAGGCCAAGCCTGGCCTTAAGAAGGCCCCTTGGCTCTGCCTCCCTGGTGATGTAGGGGGAATCACGACGTCACCTTTCTGCATCAGGTCCCCTGCCCCGTGAGTCATTGGAGGCTCACGAGGCAACTGGGAAGGAGGCAGCCACCAAGGgaagctgtcccttccccaccacaaatggcggccgcggtaagtcgcagccgttttttccccaaagaaagcagcctcgtattattattattcttttttgagatgtatttcttattttaaaaaaattattgaacatgaaaataaaacaaagtaacaACAGAATAAAGTGTAACAATTCAAATCAAAAAGTAATTaatatcaaaaaataaaaaaaagttcacTGCAAATGTGCAAGAAAGAGAACTAACGCAAAGTTTTTAAATGTTAACCATAGAGATAATTCTTAATATATACTTATAACTACCTTTTTATCAtcattattaacctttaataggcataaataagtcaaaatttacacagacacattcttcagtttcaaatatagttcaatagcaagaaaatagtccataTAACTTagtggttgacttcaagggattcagatcacttcagatttttaaaaagaaattaccaGAACGAATGACAGTAAATTCCCCTACAcaagcaatataaaaatacaatctagtataaaattgcaatataaatacatCTGTTtggcaagttaaaagcaaaataatacagcaataggtatcctaacatgcctaaatattagacagtgtgtatcagttagatTGGAGAAGACACCTACCTTTTGTAAGAAGTtctacatttattttatgtatcatatttgatatttatttaatttgactCTGTGCCAAGTAATAATGAACTGGTTTGATTTAATGTGCTGGTGTGATATATTATCTCTACATCTCTTCCCATGCTACGTTTACATGATATGCAATGACTAATATTATTCCAATCAGTTGAGCCCCAATCGATCACATAGCAGCACCAGCTTAGTATGTATGACTCACCTGAAACAAGAAGCTTAGGACAGCCAATCCATTAGGATGTCCCTTTGCTTcatttaaggttttgtatttggtATTCATGTGAACAAGGTGCAGCTGCAATAAAAAGGAACCATTTTGAGTCTAAGCAGGGCCAATTTGTGATATCCGCCGGTCAGTTGCCAGGACACCAACACCAGTAAGTTTGATATGCTCAGGGAAAGCACTATTTGGAACACGTCCTTCTCTCGAGAATAAATCTGCAGGCTGAGAAATATTTGCATACCTTTGAACCTGCCAAGCAGTACAGGAAAAACGTTTTCCCATTAATTTGACTTCAATCTGTGACATCATTGCATAATCACTTCTGACTGGCTATCTGGCATGATGATATTTGTTTACTAGCTGCAGGTGTGGCTGGATGagtcacagggttgccaacctccaggtgggagctggagttctcctggtattacaactgatctccagacgacagatatcagtttccctagaacagtggtggcgaacctttggcactccagatgttatggactacaattcccatcagcccctgccagcatggtcaattggccatactggcaggggctggtgggaattgtagtccataacatctggagtgccaaaggttcgccaccacggccctagagaaaatggtggcCCTGGAGGGTGGGCGGCATAGCATTAggtcccccccaaaaaccctgcCATCTCCACTCCATCTGCAAATCTTCAGTTGTTTCCCAAGGTGGGAATTGGTAACTCTCATTGGATTCCACAGTCAgcaaaaataacttttttctAAGAAAAAAGGGCagtaaacagggctgaaaaaaaaatcaaaaccataaccccccaaaaaagcaaagCTCAGCAAGGATGAAAATGTCAGTTTTGTGGAGTGACAACCTGATTCTTTTTTGTACTTAATAAGGAACTATCTGGAAGAGCCCAACGCAAACTTCACAGCTGCAAACAAGCCCTCCTGTTATTCATAATTGTTTTTGATCCTCCTGTATCCTCTAAATGAAAAGCATCTCACTGACTCACAGTGCTGCAAAACTGCAATAAAACACACAGTGAAGAGTGCCATGTCATCACACATCACAAAGAGCAACACATCTACAGTTTTAAAGAACTATAGTTAAATTGTTAGGTAATGAATGCACGGTATTGTGTTAGTTAATGAATGGATGGTTTTCCCATTCCACACATTCCGGCAcaagataaaaagagaaaaatgaccaGTGAAATCTTGCAAACTCCccatttaataattaaaataattgcagCGAGACAACCAGATGCCCGTGATTGAACAGGTCTCACAATGAGccctttctcatcttcttcactttGCCCGACTCTCACAGGGAATGACTGGACAGTCCCTCATCTGCTCTGCCATGGGGTCTTCCTTAAGTAATAGCTTCTTGCTGAAAATACACAGAACTGAATTTGGAAATGAGTTTACTCATTGTACACCCTGTGTAATTGAATGGTTTCTCATTTGAAATAACAGCAGGACTTTTTCCCATCTCCCCATTAATGTACAGGAGGCTAGAATCCCAGAGAAGCTGGAATAGTTTCAATAATCCTAGAAGAACTTAAGACATACTAAAGGAATTGGTCCCCATACCTtccttttcattcattcagtcaacTGCATTTTCAGCTCATCCTTCCTTTACGAACCTAGGGCATTTCCAcattcctcattttttttttcagcaagCCTGCCAGGAAGGCAAGGTGAAGAGAAACCGGGAAATTAAACCAACAGCCTAGAAGGTCTCTTCACCTGCCACAAACTGTCCCTTTAACAAACATCAGCCAAGGAATGGGGCTAATCCAGCTggattagctttaaaaagggcttggacagatttatggaggagaagtcgatctatggctaccaatcttgatcttccttgatctcagattgcaaatgccttagcagaccaggtgctcgggagcagcagcagcagaaggctgttgctttcacatcctacacatgagattccaaaggcacctggtgggccactgcgagtagcagagtgctggactagatggactctggtctgatccagcaggctagtttttatgttcttatgattccatCAAGAATCCTCCTCCTTATGCTAAGGCTGCACGCAGTCATGTTGGCCCACAGACCAAAGCTAGAAGTAATTTGACCAACCAAAATGTCATAAAACCATACGTGTTGCAAACAgtatgcaagctttcaagttccctAGAACACTGCTCAAGTCTTCACAGGGACTCCTGGGTGAGCACACATTCAGACAGAGCTCCGCCAGCTGCCTCCAGGTGTAGTACcaggtcaggttcaaggttctggtattaacTTTGAAAGCTCTAAaaggtctgggaccatcatacctgTGAGACTGCATCTCTCTATACACCCAACAAAGAGCGTAGCGCTCAGGAAACAaccttactggtggtccctggccccaaaattgtCTGGCTGTCCTCGGCCaaagccagggcctttttggtgctGGCTCCAGCCAGGTGGAACACGCTACCAAGAAAGATCAGGGCCATGAGAGATCTACTATAATTTTGCAGGGCCTCTATGACAGAGCTGTTCTATCAGGCTTAAGGTTGAGGAATGTAGCAGCTTCCATCTTGCTgatctcccttctcccttccctcctcccttttcccatagattaatattttaatgggggagggaggttcTGTGTACTTatcccttatttttattttttgttttatcccTTGCTTTTCCTTTAAATGCCAGGGTGATTGGCACTGATTTGTTTTCATTGGATGTTTTTATTAAATTCTGTAAGCCGCCTTGATCCCTCAGGGAAGGGCGGCCTAGAAacagactgaatgaatgaatgaatgaatgaatgaatgaatgaatgaatgaatgaatgaatgaatgaatgaatgaatgaatgaatgaatgaatgaatgaatggatggatggatggatggatggatggatggatggatggatggatggatggatggatggatggatggatggatggatggatggatggatggatggatggatggatggatggatggatggatggatggatggatgtcattttaaaatggaaaataggATGTTCTGCAGATAAAATCCAATGAGATAGTGCTGAGCACAATCTAGGTTTTCTAATTCATGACTCTTATGAAGAACGTTGTGTATTGAGCTATTGAGGTTTTCATAGTCGAGATGGTGACGTCAGTTGACAGCATTATATTAAAGTCAGTTTATGCGTAGTTCCTCCCTGCTCAGCCTGAAGTATTACTGTGGAAGTTGTCAGTGTAAACAAACCTTGTTTTTACCTTATTGTTCTCCTAATGATTGAGACATAGCAAAGAACTACCGTCAGTCTCCATCCAGCCTGAGAGTCCTCCCTCACATTGCAATAGGCTGGTTATAAAATCAAAAGATGAAAGAGTGTCTACCTCCATTGGGTATTGCTGTCCATCAATCGTGTGCTCCGAACCATTTTTGTTGATATCCCCCCAATGGAAGTGGAACTGCAGGGCCCGGTACGTGTCTTGGAGCCCCCCTTTGGTGATATTGATTTGTTCTGCAGCAGAAGCTCCGTCCAGGTTCATAGTCACTGCAAAGGGAGCCAGGTCAAAGATTGAGAGAGAGacatcacagagagagagagagacacacacatcagagagagagagagagagagagagagagagagagagagagaatgcttcCCTGCAAGAGAGCCAGCTAGTGTccagctttccctccctccttccttgaaCATGGAAAGGAATAACTAACCAGTTGTCTGAGAACAGGTTTCCCACGTACCTGCCCAGGCCAGGAAATTACCCACCCCAGAGAGGAGACACGAAGTAGACGatatcatgtgagacagcagataggtaccaagatgtaaccaaacttgCAGCAACGtagatcaaggtggcttacaagctcctttcccttcctctccccacaacagacaccttgtgaagtaggtggggctgagagagctccaaaaaactgtgactagtccaagatcaccagcaggaatgtaggagtgtggaaactcatctggttcaccagatgagcctctgccactcaggtgcaggagtgggtgatcaaacctggttctccagatcagatcccacctgctcttaaccactaccccacgctggccaCATTCTCTGCCCCCACCTGTGTGTCCATCGTTGAGGAGTCTCCATGGTCCAGCAGGGGCCTGGTCATAACCTTCAAACGAGATTTCGTCGAGGGTCCAGTCCCGTTGAGTTCTTCTTCTTACAATGTTGATGGGTGATTGGCTGTCTCCTCCGCAACTCTTTGTGATGTCCTTCCAGTATGAAGGGcctgaagagaaagggagagggaaacagcagAGCTTAATGTGGAGGAGCTAGGCTGATTCTACCTGGACGGGGGAAAGGAAGGCTCTTTCCCTTGAAAGAAATGAGGAGCTCACAAGAAGGCAGGCTGGCTGAGCTGGGGCAAGAAGTCTGATTTGCATCACTTTCTTGCAAAGGAAAATGTTGTGTGTGCTCAGATACTACATAAATGCACATGTATTTATGTACATATTCCAGTGCATTGTAGtcgttagagcagtggtggggaacctttgacacgggtgccagaggtggcactcggagccctttctgtggacacgcgtgcacaaagttcatcatgtagggggggtggaaaatcaccccccccacacacacacacacacacatacccctaggctggcctgggcatgatcttttacctgggagtaagctcggttgctggcaatggggcttgcttctgagtaaaccctcctaaggtcgtgattcatccattcgaagcgttgcacggttgcttcactaagcttactcccgagtaatatgtgcctcggagccaactgttttttctaaactaaaacctcagtattcaggttaaattgcagtgttgttggcactttgtgataaatacgtgggttttgggttgcaatttgggcactcggtctcaaaaaggttcgccatcactgtgttagaggGTCAAATTAATATCTAGTAGACCCGGACGCCAATCCCTATTTATCTGTAAAGTTCATTGGGTAAAATAATTCCAGTCATTCTCTCCCAGCCTCACTTACTTCACAGCATTATTGGGAAgacagaagagaaggaagagaatgttttggatttataccccgcctttcttgcctgtaaggagactcaaggtggcttacaaacccctttcccttcctctccccaccccagataccttgtgaggtaggtggggctgagagagtgatgggagaactgtgcctagcccaaggtcacccagcaggcttcatgtgcaggagcagaaaacaaatccagttcaccagacaagagtctgccgcAATGAAGAACCAGAAagtcaccctgagctccttgaaggaagggtgttATAAAATGTATACAGAGATACCTTTCTTTCCAGGACATTTTACACTGCAGTATCAGTTCTCTGTGGATATCTCTGACATAGCTTGTTTATGGATTTTTGTTCTCTCTACTTTCTCCATAAATTGCCATGCTCTGCGCTCTCCTCTCCTGCGATCTATCACAGAGTTGGTTTTCACACCCTGCTTTTCACtaggaggagtctcaaagtggtttgcaatcacagtcccttcctctccccacaacaatcaccatgcaaggtaggcggggctgagagagttcttctgAGAGAAAACTGTggcaagcccaaggtcacacagcaggctttgcatggaggagcagggaaatcagagccagattacagtctgccactcttaaccactgcaccacgctggctctccacagtCTATTTTCGCTTTCTTTTTCTATCGTTCTCTTACATTGTAACCCTTTCCTAGATTCAGACGCCCTCCTTTCTTCGCCTTCCCCTGTCTATCAAGAGGTCTGTACCGCTTTAAAGCCACAGATCAGAGGAAATTAGTCTACCTTCAAAACTCTTTTGCTTCCCACGCTTCATCTGAAACCTTAGTGGATAAAAAgcacacaatttaaaacaatggCTTTGTAGATGCAACCCCTCCTCGACATCACATCCCAAACAGTTAGGTCTCCGACCTAAAGCCAATAACCAAATGCTGGATTCTTCAATCAGTAGCGcttattgaaaggcagcaagcatctagcttgagaaagccaattCTGTTCGGCCTGGCTTTCCTGGGCTCCTTTATCCTTGCCCAATTCCCACCTCCcaatttcccagagaaagtgtgaaaagtagTTGTTTGAAACTCAGGCGCCTTCAAGGCCATGATAGGGATAGAGGCACCCAcctgcctcgcccccccccccccccgccccagtggtaggattcaaataatttaacaaccggttccgatggtgggatttaaataatttaaacaactggttaaataatttaacagctgccAGGGAGGCTCCACAGGGTCgttcagcctagttatctacaatcggtGTCAAAGCAATAAGCaagtgaagggaaaggaaaggaagaggaaaaagtccCTTTACATGTCAATCAGAGCTTACATCGATCAGGTTACATGAAAGGTACAACTGAGTTACATAGACCAGGCTCAGCTCCTGACAGATATTCTAATGGAGAAGAAGGGccatttcctcactttaaaaaaaagcagaggcaaaatggttttgtaagcttcgggtgtttttgagcgcgcagtcatgctccccactgcaggtagtcacacagggtttcccaaaaggcgctgttccgaacaggaacagaaatgacacgCTCCGAGGGGTCGCAAggcagcagaatcggggcggctgcgttgtcgccgctccagtagtggggagtgctgctggaacccgcgttacttggagcaagttgcacgcaacaaaaggtgagtggggaaacggccaagaTCTGTTATATCCCACTTTTGGTCCCCAATGGTGAGACAAATGgtgtataaaggaagtaaataaagttATAAATCATGTTGCCACATGGGAGACCGGATACAAATGTTGTCCTTTCCCAAGGCAATTTGCTCCTTGAGAGAACTCAGAGTTCAAAATCTGAATCCAAGGTTCTCCGTTGCTGCCATGGGCAGCATCTCTGCCGGTTCTCCGTGTATCTCCTCCCCGCATGACACACTCACACAGCTATTTGATCTTTCTGATTATGGCACCTGACAATGGAGGTAACAAAGTGCCTCTTGCTTCCCTCGGCGTCAGTGGAACGGAAGCTCTTgcgattgattttttaaaaactaaaattaaTGGGGAGGCTGCTGGTAACATCAACATTTCTGCCAGCGAGGCAAGAGGCTGCCGCCAAGATGCTCATTAGCCAGCTCGAGGTGTTCTTTCCGCCCCTCTCGTCCTCAAAAAGAGATGCCCTCTCGCTGAGCCAACCTTCATAAATAAGCatgagcagggtttttttcttatttattattcAGCAGGGTTTCCTTCCTGGGTCTATCTTTAGCTTGACAGACTAAACAAATGGTTTTAGTGAGCGTTTCCGTTCTAATcctatttcttcttttgttttctctctcttgccCTCTCAGGCCAACCCCTTGGGAAGGAGTCCTCTTGTGGACTGCAGTATGGTTCAGctgttaccagtggtgggatccaaaaattttagtaacaggttcccatggtggtgggattcaaactgtggcgtagcgccaatagggctgggcggggcacaacgggggtgtggccgggcattccaggggcagggc
The nucleotide sequence above comes from Sphaerodactylus townsendi isolate TG3544 linkage group LG13, MPM_Stown_v2.3, whole genome shotgun sequence. Encoded proteins:
- the LOC125442379 gene encoding carbonic anhydrase 15-like produces the protein MSVLGLTFLTLPLVVQASTAGIWCYDSQDLKCGPSYWKDITKSCGGDSQSPINIVRRRTQRDWTLDEISFEGYDQAPAGPWRLLNDGHTVTMNLDGASAAEQINITKGGLQDTYRALQFHFHWGDINKNGSEHTIDGQQYPMELHLVHMNTKYKTLNEAKGHPNGLAVLSFLFQVSEMDNTNYNTIVAGLKNISRAGVSVDLASTFPLSNLLPNMGLLSKYYRYKGSLTTPGCEEVVVWTVFEEQIPISKPQLNAFVSTLYFKTEPKLVKMANNFRPPQPLKSRKVYASKEATINHSPPLPASLPFSLFLAFLTGQLSGLC